A genomic region of Haliotis asinina isolate JCU_RB_2024 chromosome 1, JCU_Hal_asi_v2, whole genome shotgun sequence contains the following coding sequences:
- the LOC137297923 gene encoding uncharacterized protein — translation MAQPEGQGAKGQRAPDSDNFFEFVENLTEVTTIPLESTSTGGKSNSMQGFRSETEGVKRKAASHRELDPAGEKQSPLDAILRSLLASQQAQSHTMAQISTALAKISNSAEKAEQDRESASGGLNKNKHGGAQEMEEGETSDEDEMDMLIHRCLDQGEETQTDDETDDFNSLMKDMTEFFGEEDKTGPVINSDLARSINDGLTKTPNLEKLKAIMEAYKRPKNLEYLMSPRVNAVIWHEARAMTRSKDINLQRIQNLLDKATTPVIQMMDSLMSAVVHKKDINPKELLGKTKDAVRMLVGLHSDINNTRRENFKPDLRGPYKRLCSVDTVATTNLFGDDLPKIIKDITECKELSNKLHSSEKQNRSFTAPSPSPRGHGGAHHGNRFRPYDSPYRGHKKGGFTKGKGQSSHSGTYGPTGRHNQGPFLGKRPTGSPWKKGDQRKQ, via the coding sequence ATGGCGCAGCCAGAGGGGCAAGGGGCCAAGGGCCAGCGTGCACCCGATTCTGACAATTTCTTTGAATTTGTGGAAAACCTCACGGAGGTTACCACCATTCCTTTGGAGAGTACGTCCACGGGAGGAAAGTCAAACTCTATGCAAGGTTTCCGGAGTGAAACTGAGGGGGTCAAGAGGAAAGCCGCATCTCATAGAGAACTTGACCCCGCGGGGGAGAAACAGTCCCCCCTTGATGCCATTTTGCGCTCGCTACTTGCAAGCCAGCAGGCCCAGTCACACACCATGGCTCAGATCAGCACAGCGTTGGCTAAAATTAGCAACAGCGCGGAGAAGGCCGAACAAGACCGAGAATCGGCGAGTGGCGgtctaaacaaaaacaaacatggcggcgCCCAGGAAATGGAGGAGGGTGAAACGTCCGACGAGGATGAAATGGACATGTTGATACACAGGTGCCTTGATCAAGGGGAGGAGACGCAGACCGATGATGAGACCGACGATTTTAATAGTCTCATGAAAGACATGACGGAGTTTTTCGGGGAAGAAGATAAAACAGGGCCTGTGATTAACAGCGACTTAGCTAGGTCTATCAATGATGGGCTCACTAAAACCCCGAACTTGGAAAAACTCAAAGCCATTATGGAAGCTTACAAACGCCCTAAAAACCTGGAATACTTGATGTCACCCCGCGTTAATGCCGTGATTTGGCATGAGGCGAGAGCTATGACCAGGTCCAAAGACATTAACCTGCAACGGATTCAAAATCTGCTGGACAAGGCCACTACTCCGGTTATTCAAATGATGGACTCCCTTATGTCGGCAGTTGTTCACAAGAAGGACATTAACCCTAAAGAACTCCTGGGGAAAACCAAGGATGCTGTTAGAATGTTGGTGGGCCTACATAGTGATATCAACAACACAAGGCGAGAGAATTTTAAGCCAGACCTTCGTGGGCCTTATAAACGGTTGTGCTCAGTGGATACAGTGGCAACTACAAACTTGTTTGGAGATGACCTCCCAAAGATCATAAAGGACATAACAGAGTGCAAAGAACTGAGTAACAAATTACATAGCTCTGAGAAGCAAAATAGGAGTTTTACTGCTCCATCACCCTCTCCACGTGGACATGGCGGAGCCCACCATGGAAACAGATTCAGGCCTTATGACTCACCTTATAGAGGACATAAGAAAGGTGGTTTTACTAAAGGTAAAGGTCAGTCCTCTCACTCAGGCACATATGGACCTACAGGCCGGCACAACCAAGGACCTTTTTTAGGCAAGCGACCGACAGGGTCACCATGGAAAAAAGGGGACCAGCGGAAACAGTAG
- the LOC137283305 gene encoding synaptic plasticity regulator PANTS-like, with translation MSASKESTGFWDKPLPKDIWLLRPCELYKEEYSDCESVGGRFHQYYIHGSKQDCRKWKEDFENCMAFRQSPSEEVVEKILQHERERREERLSNARDNDVWEYRKEAPSDWNAPVIRTPQPGQTTILGKIQETHASQGTLSQTEKQSMCIVS, from the exons atgtcagctTCCAAGGAGAGCACGGGGTTTTGGGATAAACCGTTGCCAAAAGATATATGGCTG TTAAGACCTTGTGAGCTCTACAAAGAAGAATATTCCGACTGTGAGA GTGTTGGCGGGAGGTTCCACCAGTACTACATACATGGTTCCAAGCAGGACTGTAGGAAATGGAAGGAGGATTTTGAGAACTGCATGGCATTTCGCCAGTCTCCATCAGAAGAAGTTGTG GAGAAGATTCTGCAGCATGAGCGTGAGAGGCGTGAGGAGAGACTGTCAAATGCCCGTGACAATGATGTCTGGGAGTACAGGAAGGAGGCACCTAGCGACTGGAACGCCCCAGTCATCAGGACCCCACAGCCAGGTCAGACCACCATTCTTGGCAAAATACAGGAAACACATGCATCACAAGGAACACTATCACAAACTGAGAAACAGAGTATGTGCATTGTGTCATGA